Within the uncultured Campylobacter sp. genome, the region GGCGGTAAAAGACGCAAACGCAGGCTGCTACTGCTTTAAAAGCGAAGCATTGAAACAGATCCTACCGCAGATCAAACCAGATAACGCGCAAAAAGAGTACTACCTCACAGACGCGATCAAAATCGCCAAAGATATGGGCTTAAAATGCGCCGCCGTGTGGGTGGACGAGCAAAGCTTCATGGGCATAAACGACAAGCTCGCCCTCAGCATCGCCGAAAATTTAATGCAAAACGAGATCAAAGAAAATTTGATGAAACAAGGCGTTTTGATGCGCCTACCGCAAAGCATCTACATCGACAGCAGAGCGAAATTTATCGGCGAGTGCGAGCTGCAAGAAAATGTAAGCATCATCGGTCCTTGCGTGATCGAAAGCTCGCTCATTAAAAGCGGCTGTGTCATCGAAGATAGCGTCGTAAAAAACTCCGACATCGGTCCGATGGCACATCTGCGCCCAAAATGCGAAGTTATAGGCACCCATATCGGAAATTTCGTCGAGCTTAAAAACGCGAAAGTAAACAGGATCAAGGCGGGGCATTTAAGCTACCTCGGAGATTGCGAGATCGATGAGGGCAGCAATATCGGCTGCGGCACGATTACGTGCAACTACGACGGCAAGAAAAAATACAAAACGATAATCGGTAAAAATGTCTTTATCGGCTCGGATACGCAGCTAGTAGCGCCCGTGCGGGTGGCCGACGACGTTATAATCGCCGCAGGCACGACTGTCACAAGCGACGTTCCAAGCGGCGCGCTGGCGATCAGCCGAAGCAAACAAATCAACAAAGATGGGTTTTTCCATAAATTTTTTAGGAGCGAAGATGAATAAGAAAAAGGTTTTACTCGCGGTTTGCGGGAGTATCAGTTTTTACAAAGCGTTTGAAATTTTATCCGCTCTGAAAAAGTCGAATTTCGACGTCTATGTCGCTCTTAGCGACGGCGTGCAGGAGTTTGTCAGCTACAAAGCATTCGAGGCGCTGTGCGATCACCCCGTGCTTTGCAAAGCCAACGAAAACTGGCAGGCTGGCATCAACCACATCGCTTATTCCAAGGTGGATTTAGTTTTGATAGCGCCTGCGACGGCAAATACTATAAACAAGCTCGCGTGGGGCGTCTGCGACAACGTATTTTTAGAGGTGCTAAACGCGGCTTTCGCCCACGCCAAGGTAGTTATCGCGCCTGCCGCGAACCCAGCGCTACTTGAAAACAATATCACAAAAAACTGCATCGATATGCTAAAAGCGAGCGTGAATGCGTATTTCGTGGATCCGATAGAAAAAACTCTAGCTTGCGGCGATACCGGCAAGGGCGGATTAGCGAGCACCGAAGCGATCATGCAGACGCTAAAGCGCGCGCTTTACAACGATAAATTTTGGGAGGATAAAACCGTCATCATCACCGGAGGTGCGACGATCGAAAAGATCGACAGTGTGCGCGGCATTACGAATTTCTCCAGCGGTAAAACCTCCAAAGCGATTGCCGACGCGCTGTTTTATCTGGGCGCAGACGTAACGCTGATCTCTAGCAACGAATATGAAAATTTACCATACAAGCTCGTTAAATTTGAAAGTACTATCGGGCTAAAATCGGCGCTTGACAGCACAAAATTCCCGGACGGCGCATATTTGATAATGGCAGCTGCGGTAAGCGACTATTCGCCGAAAGTTCGCTATAAAGACAAGGTGAAAAAAGCGGAGATCGGCGAAATTTGGAATTTACGCCTGGGCGAAAATGAGGATATCTTAAGCTCCGTGCGCGGAAATATCAAAAAAGTGGGCTTTAAACTCGAAACAGACCGCGAAAATGCCGTAGGCGAGGCCAAACGCATGCTAAATGAAAAGCATCTCGACGCCGTCTGCCTAAACGTACTCGACGACATCGTTAGGCTCGGCGGCGACGTCCTTAAGGTCACTTTCATCACAAAAAACGATCAGGTCGTAATCGACACCGCGCCGAAGGACGAAGTCGCCCTAAAAATCGCGGCTGAGCTGAAAAAAATCTGATCCGTGAATAGCCTAAATCATCTAGCCCTTGTGATGGACGGCAACGGGCGCTGGGCGAAAAAGCGCGGTCTGCTGCGCACCGGTGGGCACGAAGCAGGCGCGGAAGTCGTGGAGCAGATCTGCGAGTTTTGCATCGACGAAGGCATCGCAAACCTCACGCTCTACGCCTTTAGCACCGAAAATTGGAAGCGCCCGAAAAGCGAAGTGGAATTTTTGATGAAGTTGCTTCAAAAATTCCTAATTTCGCGCCGCGAAAAATTTACCCAAAACGGAATAAAATTCTATCCGATCGGCGACATATCGGCTTTTGAGAATGATCTGCGAAGCGAGATCGAATATCTTTCAAATTTAACTCAAAATGGACGAGCGCTAAATTTTAACTTAGCGATCAACTACGGCTCGCGCGACGAGATCGTGCGAGCGTGTGAGCGGCTACTTGCAAGCGGCGAGCGACTAAGCGAAGCAGGCATCGGCGCGTATCTGGATACCGCGCACAGCGGCGACGTGGATCTGCTGGTGCGCACGGGCGGCGAGCAGCGGCTGTCGAATTTCTTACTCTGGCAGGCAAGCTACGCCGAGCTTGCGTTTACGCCGACGCTGTGGCCGGATTTCAGGCGCGAGGAGCTTGCGCGCATAGTGGATGATTTCCGCCGCAAACAGCGCCGCTTCGGTGGTCTTTGAGCTGCGGTGCGGCCGCTCTGACGGCCGCTTTAAATTTTAAAATTTTAATTTGCAGAACCCGCCTGCGGCGCAGTAAATTTTAAAATTTAATCTGCTGGCGCTCGCGACACCTTGAAATTTTAAAATTTCAGATTTTAATTTACGGCGTCGTAAAATTTAAAATTTTAATACGTAGTCACGCGGCGCCATAGAAATTTTGAAATTTCGTCCTTTTAAATTTAAACCTCTAGCGCGAGCTGTGTTATGAGGCGCGGTAAATTTAAACGCGGCAGAAATTTTAAAAATCACACCACCGTTCACGCCAAAACCGACAAGGAGGGCTATGAGCTACTATATACAATAATGTAGTTGCGGCAAAAAGCTTACCAAAAAGCCGATGAAAACTCTAAGATGCCCAAGATGCGGCAGCGTGTATAAAAAACCTAAGAAATTTATACTGGCGGTCTACATTTGCCTGCTTGTGTTTTTTGTGCTAGCATTTGCTTTCATCCCCGATAAAATGGGGCTTTTAGCATCCGCAGGCAGCGGGATAGGCGCATATATTATGTTTTTATGGATCGTAGATACTTTGAACTTCGATCTTTTGGACGCCGTGATACTAGTAGCGGGATTTTTAATTTTTAGCGTAATTTACAAAGAATACGACGAGCCGCTAATCGCGGGGCTCATAGCCATTTTATTTTGCGTAGGCGCGGCGGCGATTTTCGTAAAATTTTTCACTTACGAGAGGCAAAAAATCAATGAAAACTAAGAAATTTCTCGCTACCATAGAGCGTTTGATTAAATTTTAAAAAGTTAAAGCTTAAAGGAAAAAGATGAATTTAAATATCGTTTACGGCGTGATTTTTGCGGTATTCGGCACCTGCGTAGGCTCGTTTTGTAACGTCCTGATCTACCGCCTGCCGCGCGGACAGAGCGTCAATTTCCCCGCATCGCACTGCCCCAAATGCTCTCACGCTCTGAAATTTTACCACAACATTCCGCTGCTTTCGTGGCTCTTTTTGGGCGGCAAATGTGCCTTTTGCAAAACCAAAATTTCGATCCGCTATCCGATCGTCGAGCTTTTAGGCGGCGTGCTTGCGCTTGCGGCGTATTTCGGCGAACCCGATCTTGCAAAAGCCGCGGTGCTTGGGCTTTGCTTCATATTACTTATGGCGCTTTCGGCGATCGATTTTGAGTATAAAGCCGTACCGGAGAGCCTTCTTTACGTAGTTACGGCGCTTTCGCTTGCTTACACGCTGATGTACGATTTTAATCTTAGCGGCGTAGGAGCGGCGGCGGGATACGCGGCAATATTTTTCGTGCTGCGCCTCATCGTCACCTTCGTGCTGAAGCGCGAAGCGATGGGAAGCGCGGATATTTTTATCGCGGGCGTTATGGGGGCGATTTTGGGCTGGAAGCTGGGCGGCATCTCGATCTACATCGGCGCGATTTTGACGCTGCCTGCGTATCTCATCGCGCACAAAAAGGGCTATGAGCTGCCGTTCGTGCCGTTTTTATCGATGGGGCTGCTTCTTACTTTTATTTTTAGAGATCAAATTTTAAGGCTCTTGGACGTCATTTATGGATAGGGTGCAGCGCT harbors:
- the glmU gene encoding bifunctional UDP-N-acetylglucosamine diphosphorylase/glucosamine-1-phosphate N-acetyltransferase GlmU; this translates as MNDVSVIVLAAGLGTRMKSQKAKVLFELCGEPMIIHILKKAYEISNDVSVILHYQFDEVKSAVLAHFPNAKIYKQDHEHFPGTAGGLKEVEISGAKTLIICGDMPLVKSAELRKLCEGDAEVNLSVFSARDPFGYGRVITRGGEILKIVEQKDANEEEKAVKDANAGCYCFKSEALKQILPQIKPDNAQKEYYLTDAIKIAKDMGLKCAAVWVDEQSFMGINDKLALSIAENLMQNEIKENLMKQGVLMRLPQSIYIDSRAKFIGECELQENVSIIGPCVIESSLIKSGCVIEDSVVKNSDIGPMAHLRPKCEVIGTHIGNFVELKNAKVNRIKAGHLSYLGDCEIDEGSNIGCGTITCNYDGKKKYKTIIGKNVFIGSDTQLVAPVRVADDVIIAAGTTVTSDVPSGALAISRSKQINKDGFFHKFFRSEDE
- the uppS gene encoding polyprenyl diphosphate synthase, which gives rise to MNSLNHLALVMDGNGRWAKKRGLLRTGGHEAGAEVVEQICEFCIDEGIANLTLYAFSTENWKRPKSEVEFLMKLLQKFLISRREKFTQNGIKFYPIGDISAFENDLRSEIEYLSNLTQNGRALNFNLAINYGSRDEIVRACERLLASGERLSEAGIGAYLDTAHSGDVDLLVRTGGEQRLSNFLLWQASYAELAFTPTLWPDFRREELARIVDDFRRKQRRFGGL
- a CDS encoding prepilin peptidase, giving the protein MNLNIVYGVIFAVFGTCVGSFCNVLIYRLPRGQSVNFPASHCPKCSHALKFYHNIPLLSWLFLGGKCAFCKTKISIRYPIVELLGGVLALAAYFGEPDLAKAAVLGLCFILLMALSAIDFEYKAVPESLLYVVTALSLAYTLMYDFNLSGVGAAAGYAAIFFVLRLIVTFVLKREAMGSADIFIAGVMGAILGWKLGGISIYIGAILTLPAYLIAHKKGYELPFVPFLSMGLLLTFIFRDQILRLLDVIYG
- the coaBC gene encoding bifunctional phosphopantothenoylcysteine decarboxylase/phosphopantothenate--cysteine ligase CoaBC, which produces MNKKKVLLAVCGSISFYKAFEILSALKKSNFDVYVALSDGVQEFVSYKAFEALCDHPVLCKANENWQAGINHIAYSKVDLVLIAPATANTINKLAWGVCDNVFLEVLNAAFAHAKVVIAPAANPALLENNITKNCIDMLKASVNAYFVDPIEKTLACGDTGKGGLASTEAIMQTLKRALYNDKFWEDKTVIITGGATIEKIDSVRGITNFSSGKTSKAIADALFYLGADVTLISSNEYENLPYKLVKFESTIGLKSALDSTKFPDGAYLIMAAAVSDYSPKVRYKDKVKKAEIGEIWNLRLGENEDILSSVRGNIKKVGFKLETDRENAVGEAKRMLNEKHLDAVCLNVLDDIVRLGGDVLKVTFITKNDQVVIDTAPKDEVALKIAAELKKI